The Colias croceus chromosome 19, ilColCroc2.1 genome contains the following window.
aatatttacttaccaTAGAATAGGTATGTTTATCGACCTAGCAATGTTGATactttattgatttaaatacatacctacaaattCTTGATAAACCTAACTTTCCATCAGACAAGAATTTTTTCAAACATAGCATTTAACAAGTAGGCAAGTGTATCAAAAATGTGGAATATTGATAAATTGTTTCAGGTAATTGGCTAATTCTTAtgtataatttcaataaaagcTAAATAGCTACGAGAAGACTGATTCTATATTTTCCAAAACTGGGGGAATCCACCTTGATGACTCCGGGCtaggcatttttttatatacctatatgtatatGCAAAAGGCATCTTCATAATCATTACGATTTACTGAAAtacaaatgtaataaaatgtacctaGTACCTATGTATCTACTAATCCCGTAAATTCGAATGCACGCTAGGTACAGTAAAATACAAGTATCATAACTGCATCATCAGGCTACAAATTGCTTAAGCTTACCTTTACGACTTAggtatgttattatatcaccGTAATAAACCTTTAAGAAAGTATCGTACAAGTTGCGATTCATTAGTCGAAAGAAATCTTGCAAGGTACACGAATACAGCTTGTGCCAaaagcatttaaatttaaaatcatgtttGTGCTTCAAATTCAGTGCGTGTTCTTATCGTACCTTTTAACAGGTTAGTAACTAGTTAAAGtagttttctttcaaataataaaccattcataatattttagttttaatttatttaaagtaccAAAAATTGCCGATttgcataattaattaatggattatgaataatttaaatatatatactagtTACCTACTTGTTCAACATCTTTTCTAATGCTGACTACTGATTCTATTGGTCAtactgatttgaaaaatcgCTGGTCATTTATAAGTAACAGCTTGTCATATAAATgtggtaaataatattttgtagcaaattaaaattttctttaaggttacaaagttttagtttttttgaaatttagcgacataataatattattggcAAAGGTTGtggttataatttatattcttcaCCTCAAtttttaacttattaaaatatttttcagtacATTGCCAAAACATCCGTGTGTTAGGAGGATCACCCACAACAATACAACAATTTCCAGTCATAGCCCAATTGTTACTAGACCCCTTTGGTAACGGCCAATACTCTCAACATTGCGCAGGCGTCATCATCACATCTCGGCATATTCTTTCAACGGCGCATTGCTTTCAATATAATTACGAAAGTGGTAACAAGTAAGttcacatacctacatatttttaagttgTATCATTTAAACTAATCAGCttcattatgtattttataaagaataagtaaataaaaatcgatTACGAGGcaggactcgaacccgcatcctttcacgccaatccggggcggatgcttgACACGCATGATGCTTGCTTATAAAgtatttgaatgccataaaaccaaaaatatcaacttCAAGTTTATTATGTTCTAAATCtgattaggtatatataattattatataatatttatttttttagttacaCGTACCCTGACTTTTGGAGGGTACGAATTGGTTCATCGTTCCGCTCTCGCGGTGGTGTTATACATAAAGTAAAGACGATTATTCCTCATCGGGAATTCGATAAGTATTACTTTACCAATGATGTTGCGGTAGTCGTGCTAACTAAGAAAATCCTTTTTGGCTCTACAACACGACAAGCTACTATAGCCAATAAAGGTACAGAATTGAGACCGAATTCACTCTGCACTCTTATTGGATGGGGTGTTACACAGGTGAGAAAATAAGATCGACCGCAAATTCATCACTAACTTTCGCTTAATTACCTACTGTTTATACGTGATTGATGACGACAGGGAGCCCCAACGGAAAATATTGCTCGGTAATAATAGCCTTCTTCCACCAATGatttgttacatttaaattaacctCATTTTCCTTACACAGGTGGGAGGCCAACAATCGGATCAGTTGCAATTAGCAACGATTTTCACAGTAGAACAATCAGATTGTCGATTTCGATACAGAACTATCGGATCGGTTATAGCAGACTCAATGTTTTGCGCTGGTCGAATTGATGTGGACGGTATCGACGGATGCTTCGGAGATTCTGGAGGACCGTTGTTTTATAAGGGAGTGGTCACAGGATTAGTCTCGTTTGGTTATACATGCGGTAACCGGTTTTACCCAggtgtttacactaaaatttcACATTATATTGATTGGATAGTGAATACAAttagaagaaataaataaacatctcTTTGTATTAGTACTTATtggtgttttattaaaataaaataaaataattttaagaaatgaGATATATACCACATATACCTACTCTTTTAATCCTGGATACATTATgtcttacataaaaaaaggtAATCTTTTCATGCAGACTCCTAATATTATGTGGtcatattaattacatttttaacctACTTTTTCTTTGAGTTTCGTTTTCTATAAGCTCTTCCACTCTGTATATACCtagttaatattatctaatatactgtaacaatattaaaataatttaattagttgGTAAAATCACATATCACTCTTCATATTAGGTAATATCTTAGTGCAGATAATCGAACAAatgtaaaatcattaaaaatggGTTCAGCCGTTGAATGGTatctgaaatattataaagatgaagtttgtttttttgtttgattgtttgagcgcgctaatctcgggaactatccggtccgatttgaaaaattctttttcggtttcggtgttagatagcccacttATCGAGCAAAGTTATAGGCTCtaggtatatcatcacgctacgaccaacaggggtggagccaaaggggtgaaaccgcgcggagcagctagtccatactaatattataaatgcgaaagtaactctgtctgtctgtctgtctgttacttcatcacgccttaactactgaaccaatttgcatgaaatttggtatggtagagatattttgatacccgagaaaggacataggataggttttatcccggaaatcctacaggaacgggtttttctttgaaaacgcgagcgaagccgcgggcggaaagctagtaagtatataattatattatagatttttcgGAATTGTGAATGAAGTTcaatgtcataatattattagggtatcatttaagctatcaccaatttaattagttttgtgtttcttaaataatagggtttgtcctcaaaatagtagatctgtcaccaaaatgtAGTCACCAACCAATTCAAAATCAgttccacaataaatcacctaaaatcctgagatataaggtctagtaccaaataaatgtttttgtgtgtattataataggtgtatcctaataagtatttaagcaaactaatttaaagagatcaccaataaatcatattatgttactaaaagttaaaataatcaatatttattcttaaaaataataaccactgaATGAGCTCTGGTTTAATAGCTGGCTAATGGTTAGCATAATTGTagataaaacacttaattaaagttaaagaatcaatatttattgttaaaaaacaataatcactgaataatcagcgTTGGTTTGGATTTCGAAGGGGGCCCCCTTTTTCTATTCTGGCCGATAAGCACATTTTTTGCTTCTGGTGGGGGGTTGGCCAGATTTAAGCGTATGGCTAATccgataatattatgtttgcacATGTCAATTTTTAGAGCGCCAAAATTTGTCTCCGCCcctttgatcattttttcattaaaattataaattgatgtattaaattggtaaagaatactatttatttaatatctgaactaaataaaatgttgcatgtattggtgacaaaatttcaaataaaaaggagtcgcagtcagggatcgaaaatcgatttatttggtgacagatctaccattttgagcacagagctattacattaagtaacaaaactgttattataagaacgaagtttatattcatgtaatgcaatataattttattggttatcgatctcttattttacacatatattaacattaatttgataattcatacctgggaacaatttttgtttatctgagaacgaaaatatttcgtggtgatagatctatttattaggtgatacaacttgatgacaaatataaattttggtgatagaaaatatagttcccaTCATGGGTTcccatattatta
Protein-coding sequences here:
- the LOC123700247 gene encoding trypsin, alkaline A-like: MFVLQIQCVFLSYLLTVHCQNIRVLGGSPTTIQQFPVIAQLLLDPFGNGQYSQHCAGVIITSRHILSTAHCFQYNYESGNNYTYPDFWRVRIGSSFRSRGGVIHKVKTIIPHREFDKYYFTNDVAVVVLTKKILFGSTTRQATIANKGTELRPNSLCTLIGWGVTQVGGQQSDQLQLATIFTVEQSDCRFRYRTIGSVIADSMFCAGRIDVDGIDGCFGDSGGPLFYKGVVTGLVSFGYTCGNRFYPGVYTKISHYIDWIVNTIRRNK